A stretch of DNA from Nitrospirota bacterium:
CAAAGAGGCCCAGCGCTCCGAAAACGCCCATCCACCAGTATGTGGACGAGGAAAGGCCCTCGTGGTAGTGCGGAAAATACCCCTGAGCCAGGGACCAGGTGATGAGGACCGCGATGATGATCCAGCTCCAGTCTATCTTGACGTCGAAGCCGAACAGCGTAAAGAGTTTAAAGCTCCGCCCAAACATTGTG
This window harbors:
- a CDS encoding site-2 protease family protein, whose amino-acid sequence is MFGRSFKLFTLFGFDVKIDWSWIIIAVLITWSLAQGYFPHYHEGLSSSTYWWMGVFGALGLFASIVFHEFSHSLVARRYGLPMRGITLFIFGGVAEMQEEPANAKTEFLMAFAG